Proteins from a genomic interval of uncultured Desulfuromusa sp.:
- a CDS encoding FxsA family protein produces MFIKLLIVFTLVPIIELYVLIEAGRQIGFGATVGMIFLTGIAGAYLARSQGFDLINRIQTDLNQGHIPAGEMMDGAMILAGGLLLLTPGFCTDLFGFCLLTPVTRSFFKVWLKRWLDLKIKQGKINFRQL; encoded by the coding sequence ATGTTTATAAAACTCTTAATTGTCTTCACATTGGTGCCAATAATTGAGCTATATGTTTTAATTGAGGCGGGCCGTCAAATTGGTTTTGGAGCAACAGTTGGAATGATTTTTCTGACTGGAATTGCTGGAGCATATTTAGCGAGAAGTCAGGGATTTGATTTGATAAATCGTATCCAGACGGATTTAAATCAAGGACATATTCCTGCCGGTGAAATGATGGATGGAGCCATGATTCTGGCTGGAGGCCTGTTACTCCTGACACCAGGTTTCTGTACCGACCTCTTTGGTTTTTGTCTTTTGACTCCGGTCACAAGAAGCTTTTTCAAAGTCTGGCTGAAGAGATGGCTGGACCTTAAAATTAAACAGGGAAAGATCAATTTTCGGCAATTATGA